A single region of the Xiphophorus maculatus strain JP 163 A chromosome 3, X_maculatus-5.0-male, whole genome shotgun sequence genome encodes:
- the esrp1 gene encoding epithelial splicing regulatory protein 1 isoform X3, producing MTAQVDYLVVVFTATSGASGELLGSDEKDLVQLVWQLVNVNTKTLGRVNEILIRPDLSDSTEEKSDEDVVVECKEEDESSSGADCMYTAASLDSGLNMFNLQLTNEVNSAGAGTSLCLCTDGQLHIRQVIHPEAASKNIPVPDCFYSFFDLRKEFKNHFATSDLKALNAHVMAESLSLPVDVSSMWDPSANQDPLSVLPAEVAVQQVRLMTSIILSLLSEPYCNSFSNPERVNERFESGTCSKMEKVCDNTVIRARGLPWQSSDQDIARFFKGLNIAKGGAALCLNAQGRRNGEALVRFVSEEHRDLALQRHKHHMGNRYIEVYKATGEDFLKIAGGTSNEVAMFLSREDQIIVRMRGLPFNATHDDVLRFFSPEDGSKETCPISGGKDGILFVRYPDGRPTGDAFVLFACEEHAQCALRKHKELLGKRYIELFKSTAAEVQQVLNRYSSAPLIPVAPAPLVSVLPAVSLLPPPGGVRDCLRLRGLPYTASIEDILSFLGEFTQDVRQHGVHMVLNQQGRPSGDCFIQMTSAERALQASQRLHKHVMSSQRGANSRYVEVFPCSTDEMGLVLMGGSLSHTHTHAHTRSRSGTGLSPPPCKSRRLSPPSYSFTPVQQILPTDAAAAAAAAAAALYPPMGQMLLAPRPLHPGHPYYPASAQLYMNYSAYYPSPPGSPTTLGFFPAHSSMSSPGGLVRMPGLPYNGSGVKELINAVQGYQGPVESVSLLNSSLMGQTGGGETPLMSLPLITKPGGHQYLDLTLL from the exons ATGACGGCGCAGGTAGACTACCTGGTGGTGGTTTTCACCGCCACATCTGGAGCGAGCGGAGAGCTGCTGGGTTCTGACGAGAAGGACCTGGTCCAGTTGGTTTGGCAGCTGGTCAATGTGAACACCAAAACG TTGGGCAGGGTGAATGAGATCCTCATTAGGCCTGACCTCTCAGACTCCACAGAGGAAAAATCAGACGAAGATGTAGTGGTTGAGTGTAAGGAGGAGGATGAGTCTTCCTCCGGGGCAGACTGCATGTACACTGCGGCAAGTCTTGACAGCGGTTTAAATATG ttcAATCTGCAGCTGACAAATGAGGTGAACAGTGCGGGCGCGGGCACGTCGTTGTGTTTGTGTACAGACGGGCAGCTCCATATCCGTCAAGTGATTCACCCAGAGGCCGCCAGCAAG AACATCCCGGTCCCAGACTGTTTCTACTCTTTCTTTGACTTGCGGAAAGAGTTCAAGAACCACTTCGCCACCTCTGACCTCAAGGCTTTGAATGCACACGTCATGGCAGAGT CTCTTAGCCTACCTGTCGATGTGTCCTCCATGTGGGATCCCTCGGCCAATCAGGATCCTCTGTCTGTTCTGCCTGCAGAAGTAGCCGTGCAGCAGGTCCGGCTTATGACCAGCATtattctctctctgctctctgaGCCATACT GTAACAGTTTTTCCAACCCAGAGAGAGTAAATGAGAGATTTGAAAGTGGCACTTG CAGTAAGATGGAGAAAGTGTGCGACAACACGGTGATCAGAGCCAGAGGGTTGCCATGGCAGTCTTCTGACCAGGACATCGCTCGGTTCTTTAAAGGCCTCAACATTGCCAA AGGAGGGGCCGCTCTGTGTCTCAACGCTCAGGGGAGGAGGAATGGAGAAGCACTTGTTCGTTTTGTCAGTGAAGAGCACAGAGACTTAGCCTTGCAGAGGCACAAGCACCACATGGGCAACAGATACATTGAG GTTTACAAAGCAACGGGAGAAGACTTTCTGAAGATAGCAGGAG GTACCTCAAACGAGGTGGCAATGTTCCTGTCCCGTGAGGACCAGATCATAGTGAGGATGCGAGGACTCCCCTTCAACGCCACGCACGACGACGTTCTCAGATTTTTCTCACCAGAGGACGGCTCTAAAGAGACGTGTCCCATCAGCGGAGGGAAGGACGGCATCCTCTTCGTCCGCTACCCGGACGGACGACCGACGGGAGACGCTTTTGTGTTATTTGCCTGCGAGGAGCACGCTCAGTGCGCTCTGAGGAAACACAAGGAGCTCCTGGGGAAGAGATACATTGAGCTGTTCAAAAGCACGGCAGCGGAGGTGCAGCAG GTGTTGAACCGGTACTCCTCCGCCCCGCTGATCCCTGTTGCCCCAGCCCCCCTGGTGTCAGTGCTGCCCGCGGTTTCTCTCCTGCCTCCTCCTGGCGGTGTGAGGGACTGCCTCAGGCTGAGGGGACTACCGTACACGGCGAGCATTGAGGATATCCTCTCCTTCCTGGGCGAGTTTACACAAGATGTCAGACAACATGGTGTGCACATGGTGCTCAACCAGCAG GGCCGTCCGTCGGGCGACTGCTTCATCCAGATGACCTCAGCAGAGCGGGCACTGCAGGCCTCGCAGCGGCTCCACAAACACGTGATGTCCAGCCAGCGCGGCGCGAACAGCCGCTACGTGGAAGTGTTTCCCTGCAGCACTGACGAGATGGGCTTGGTGCTGATGGGAGGCTCgctctcacacacgcacacacacgcacacacccggAGCAGGAGTGGGACAGGGCTCAGCCCGCCGCCATGTAAGTCCAGAC GTTTATCTCCTCCATCGTACTCTTTCACTCCAGTTCAACAAATCCTCCCCACGgacgctgctgcagctgcagctgcagccgctGCTGCCCTTTACCCTCCTATGGGGCAGATGTTGCTGGCACCTCGCCCCCTGCACCCCGGACATCCTTACTACCCCGCATCTGCTCAACTGTACATGAACTACAGTGCTTACTAccccag tcCTCCTGGCTCGCCTACAACTCTGGGTTTCTTCCCGGCCCATTCCTCCATGTCTTCCCCCGGAGGGTTGGTGCGGATGCCTGGCCTGCCCTACAATGGCAGCGGCGTTAAAGAGCTCATCAACGCTGTGCAGGGATATCAG
- the esrp1 gene encoding epithelial splicing regulatory protein 1 isoform X2, protein MTAQVDYLVVVFTATSGASGELLGSDEKDLVQLVWQLVNVNTKTLGRVNEILIRPDLSDSTEEKSDEDVVVECKEEDESSSGADCMYTAASLDSGLNMFNLQLTNEVNSAGAGTSLCLCTDGQLHIRQVIHPEAASKNIPVPDCFYSFFDLRKEFKNHFATSDLKALNAHVMAESLSLPVDVSSMWDPSANQDPLSVLPAEVAVQQVRLMTSIILSLLSEPYCNSFSNPERVNERFESGTCSKMEKVCDNTVIRARGLPWQSSDQDIARFFKGLNIAKGGAALCLNAQGRRNGEALVRFVSEEHRDLALQRHKHHMGNRYIEVYKATGEDFLKIAGGTSNEVAMFLSREDQIIVRMRGLPFNATHDDVLRFFSPEDGSKETCPISGGKDGILFVRYPDGRPTGDAFVLFACEEHAQCALRKHKELLGKRYIELFKSTAAEVQQVLNRYSSAPLIPVAPAPLVSVLPAVSLLPPPGGVRDCLRLRGLPYTASIEDILSFLGEFTQDVRQHGVHMVLNQQGRPSGDCFIQMTSAERALQASQRLHKHVMSSQRGANSRYVEVFPCSTDEMGLVLMGGSLSHTHTHAHTRSRSGTGLSPPPCLSPPSYSFTPVQQILPTDAAAAAAAAAAALYPPMGQMLLAPRPLHPGHPYYPASAQLYMNYSAYYPSPPGSPTTLGFFPAHSSMSSPGGLVRMPGLPYNGSGVKELINAVQGYQYAPEDALIHAHGAVHAHDPARTLLTQPKEWGPVESVSLLNSSLMGQTGGGETPLMSLPLITKPGGHQYLDLTLL, encoded by the exons ATGACGGCGCAGGTAGACTACCTGGTGGTGGTTTTCACCGCCACATCTGGAGCGAGCGGAGAGCTGCTGGGTTCTGACGAGAAGGACCTGGTCCAGTTGGTTTGGCAGCTGGTCAATGTGAACACCAAAACG TTGGGCAGGGTGAATGAGATCCTCATTAGGCCTGACCTCTCAGACTCCACAGAGGAAAAATCAGACGAAGATGTAGTGGTTGAGTGTAAGGAGGAGGATGAGTCTTCCTCCGGGGCAGACTGCATGTACACTGCGGCAAGTCTTGACAGCGGTTTAAATATG ttcAATCTGCAGCTGACAAATGAGGTGAACAGTGCGGGCGCGGGCACGTCGTTGTGTTTGTGTACAGACGGGCAGCTCCATATCCGTCAAGTGATTCACCCAGAGGCCGCCAGCAAG AACATCCCGGTCCCAGACTGTTTCTACTCTTTCTTTGACTTGCGGAAAGAGTTCAAGAACCACTTCGCCACCTCTGACCTCAAGGCTTTGAATGCACACGTCATGGCAGAGT CTCTTAGCCTACCTGTCGATGTGTCCTCCATGTGGGATCCCTCGGCCAATCAGGATCCTCTGTCTGTTCTGCCTGCAGAAGTAGCCGTGCAGCAGGTCCGGCTTATGACCAGCATtattctctctctgctctctgaGCCATACT GTAACAGTTTTTCCAACCCAGAGAGAGTAAATGAGAGATTTGAAAGTGGCACTTG CAGTAAGATGGAGAAAGTGTGCGACAACACGGTGATCAGAGCCAGAGGGTTGCCATGGCAGTCTTCTGACCAGGACATCGCTCGGTTCTTTAAAGGCCTCAACATTGCCAA AGGAGGGGCCGCTCTGTGTCTCAACGCTCAGGGGAGGAGGAATGGAGAAGCACTTGTTCGTTTTGTCAGTGAAGAGCACAGAGACTTAGCCTTGCAGAGGCACAAGCACCACATGGGCAACAGATACATTGAG GTTTACAAAGCAACGGGAGAAGACTTTCTGAAGATAGCAGGAG GTACCTCAAACGAGGTGGCAATGTTCCTGTCCCGTGAGGACCAGATCATAGTGAGGATGCGAGGACTCCCCTTCAACGCCACGCACGACGACGTTCTCAGATTTTTCTCACCAGAGGACGGCTCTAAAGAGACGTGTCCCATCAGCGGAGGGAAGGACGGCATCCTCTTCGTCCGCTACCCGGACGGACGACCGACGGGAGACGCTTTTGTGTTATTTGCCTGCGAGGAGCACGCTCAGTGCGCTCTGAGGAAACACAAGGAGCTCCTGGGGAAGAGATACATTGAGCTGTTCAAAAGCACGGCAGCGGAGGTGCAGCAG GTGTTGAACCGGTACTCCTCCGCCCCGCTGATCCCTGTTGCCCCAGCCCCCCTGGTGTCAGTGCTGCCCGCGGTTTCTCTCCTGCCTCCTCCTGGCGGTGTGAGGGACTGCCTCAGGCTGAGGGGACTACCGTACACGGCGAGCATTGAGGATATCCTCTCCTTCCTGGGCGAGTTTACACAAGATGTCAGACAACATGGTGTGCACATGGTGCTCAACCAGCAG GGCCGTCCGTCGGGCGACTGCTTCATCCAGATGACCTCAGCAGAGCGGGCACTGCAGGCCTCGCAGCGGCTCCACAAACACGTGATGTCCAGCCAGCGCGGCGCGAACAGCCGCTACGTGGAAGTGTTTCCCTGCAGCACTGACGAGATGGGCTTGGTGCTGATGGGAGGCTCgctctcacacacgcacacacacgcacacacccggAGCAGGAGTGGGACAGGGCTCAGCCCGCCGCCAT GTTTATCTCCTCCATCGTACTCTTTCACTCCAGTTCAACAAATCCTCCCCACGgacgctgctgcagctgcagctgcagccgctGCTGCCCTTTACCCTCCTATGGGGCAGATGTTGCTGGCACCTCGCCCCCTGCACCCCGGACATCCTTACTACCCCGCATCTGCTCAACTGTACATGAACTACAGTGCTTACTAccccag tcCTCCTGGCTCGCCTACAACTCTGGGTTTCTTCCCGGCCCATTCCTCCATGTCTTCCCCCGGAGGGTTGGTGCGGATGCCTGGCCTGCCCTACAATGGCAGCGGCGTTAAAGAGCTCATCAACGCTGTGCAGGGATATCAG TATGCTCCAGAGGATGCTCTCATCCACGCTCATGGGGCCGTGCACGCTCACGACCCGGCTAGGACGTTGCTTACGCAGCCCAAAGAATGG
- the esrp1 gene encoding epithelial splicing regulatory protein 1 isoform X1, which translates to MTAQVDYLVVVFTATSGASGELLGSDEKDLVQLVWQLVNVNTKTLGRVNEILIRPDLSDSTEEKSDEDVVVECKEEDESSSGADCMYTAASLDSGLNMFNLQLTNEVNSAGAGTSLCLCTDGQLHIRQVIHPEAASKNIPVPDCFYSFFDLRKEFKNHFATSDLKALNAHVMAESLSLPVDVSSMWDPSANQDPLSVLPAEVAVQQVRLMTSIILSLLSEPYCNSFSNPERVNERFESGTCSKMEKVCDNTVIRARGLPWQSSDQDIARFFKGLNIAKGGAALCLNAQGRRNGEALVRFVSEEHRDLALQRHKHHMGNRYIEVYKATGEDFLKIAGGTSNEVAMFLSREDQIIVRMRGLPFNATHDDVLRFFSPEDGSKETCPISGGKDGILFVRYPDGRPTGDAFVLFACEEHAQCALRKHKELLGKRYIELFKSTAAEVQQVLNRYSSAPLIPVAPAPLVSVLPAVSLLPPPGGVRDCLRLRGLPYTASIEDILSFLGEFTQDVRQHGVHMVLNQQGRPSGDCFIQMTSAERALQASQRLHKHVMSSQRGANSRYVEVFPCSTDEMGLVLMGGSLSHTHTHAHTRSRSGTGLSPPPCKSRRLSPPSYSFTPVQQILPTDAAAAAAAAAAALYPPMGQMLLAPRPLHPGHPYYPASAQLYMNYSAYYPSPPGSPTTLGFFPAHSSMSSPGGLVRMPGLPYNGSGVKELINAVQGYQYAPEDALIHAHGAVHAHDPARTLLTQPKEWGPVESVSLLNSSLMGQTGGGETPLMSLPLITKPGGHQYLDLTLL; encoded by the exons ATGACGGCGCAGGTAGACTACCTGGTGGTGGTTTTCACCGCCACATCTGGAGCGAGCGGAGAGCTGCTGGGTTCTGACGAGAAGGACCTGGTCCAGTTGGTTTGGCAGCTGGTCAATGTGAACACCAAAACG TTGGGCAGGGTGAATGAGATCCTCATTAGGCCTGACCTCTCAGACTCCACAGAGGAAAAATCAGACGAAGATGTAGTGGTTGAGTGTAAGGAGGAGGATGAGTCTTCCTCCGGGGCAGACTGCATGTACACTGCGGCAAGTCTTGACAGCGGTTTAAATATG ttcAATCTGCAGCTGACAAATGAGGTGAACAGTGCGGGCGCGGGCACGTCGTTGTGTTTGTGTACAGACGGGCAGCTCCATATCCGTCAAGTGATTCACCCAGAGGCCGCCAGCAAG AACATCCCGGTCCCAGACTGTTTCTACTCTTTCTTTGACTTGCGGAAAGAGTTCAAGAACCACTTCGCCACCTCTGACCTCAAGGCTTTGAATGCACACGTCATGGCAGAGT CTCTTAGCCTACCTGTCGATGTGTCCTCCATGTGGGATCCCTCGGCCAATCAGGATCCTCTGTCTGTTCTGCCTGCAGAAGTAGCCGTGCAGCAGGTCCGGCTTATGACCAGCATtattctctctctgctctctgaGCCATACT GTAACAGTTTTTCCAACCCAGAGAGAGTAAATGAGAGATTTGAAAGTGGCACTTG CAGTAAGATGGAGAAAGTGTGCGACAACACGGTGATCAGAGCCAGAGGGTTGCCATGGCAGTCTTCTGACCAGGACATCGCTCGGTTCTTTAAAGGCCTCAACATTGCCAA AGGAGGGGCCGCTCTGTGTCTCAACGCTCAGGGGAGGAGGAATGGAGAAGCACTTGTTCGTTTTGTCAGTGAAGAGCACAGAGACTTAGCCTTGCAGAGGCACAAGCACCACATGGGCAACAGATACATTGAG GTTTACAAAGCAACGGGAGAAGACTTTCTGAAGATAGCAGGAG GTACCTCAAACGAGGTGGCAATGTTCCTGTCCCGTGAGGACCAGATCATAGTGAGGATGCGAGGACTCCCCTTCAACGCCACGCACGACGACGTTCTCAGATTTTTCTCACCAGAGGACGGCTCTAAAGAGACGTGTCCCATCAGCGGAGGGAAGGACGGCATCCTCTTCGTCCGCTACCCGGACGGACGACCGACGGGAGACGCTTTTGTGTTATTTGCCTGCGAGGAGCACGCTCAGTGCGCTCTGAGGAAACACAAGGAGCTCCTGGGGAAGAGATACATTGAGCTGTTCAAAAGCACGGCAGCGGAGGTGCAGCAG GTGTTGAACCGGTACTCCTCCGCCCCGCTGATCCCTGTTGCCCCAGCCCCCCTGGTGTCAGTGCTGCCCGCGGTTTCTCTCCTGCCTCCTCCTGGCGGTGTGAGGGACTGCCTCAGGCTGAGGGGACTACCGTACACGGCGAGCATTGAGGATATCCTCTCCTTCCTGGGCGAGTTTACACAAGATGTCAGACAACATGGTGTGCACATGGTGCTCAACCAGCAG GGCCGTCCGTCGGGCGACTGCTTCATCCAGATGACCTCAGCAGAGCGGGCACTGCAGGCCTCGCAGCGGCTCCACAAACACGTGATGTCCAGCCAGCGCGGCGCGAACAGCCGCTACGTGGAAGTGTTTCCCTGCAGCACTGACGAGATGGGCTTGGTGCTGATGGGAGGCTCgctctcacacacgcacacacacgcacacacccggAGCAGGAGTGGGACAGGGCTCAGCCCGCCGCCATGTAAGTCCAGAC GTTTATCTCCTCCATCGTACTCTTTCACTCCAGTTCAACAAATCCTCCCCACGgacgctgctgcagctgcagctgcagccgctGCTGCCCTTTACCCTCCTATGGGGCAGATGTTGCTGGCACCTCGCCCCCTGCACCCCGGACATCCTTACTACCCCGCATCTGCTCAACTGTACATGAACTACAGTGCTTACTAccccag tcCTCCTGGCTCGCCTACAACTCTGGGTTTCTTCCCGGCCCATTCCTCCATGTCTTCCCCCGGAGGGTTGGTGCGGATGCCTGGCCTGCCCTACAATGGCAGCGGCGTTAAAGAGCTCATCAACGCTGTGCAGGGATATCAG TATGCTCCAGAGGATGCTCTCATCCACGCTCATGGGGCCGTGCACGCTCACGACCCGGCTAGGACGTTGCTTACGCAGCCCAAAGAATGG
- the esrp1 gene encoding epithelial splicing regulatory protein 1 isoform X4, with translation MTAQVDYLVVVFTATSGASGELLGSDEKDLVQLVWQLVNVNTKTLGRVNEILIRPDLSDSTEEKSDEDVVVECKEEDESSSGADCMYTAASLDSGLNMFNLQLTNEVNSAGAGTSLCLCTDGQLHIRQVIHPEAASKNIPVPDCFYSFFDLRKEFKNHFATSDLKALNAHVMAESLSLPVDVSSMWDPSANQDPLSVLPAEVAVQQVRLMTSIILSLLSEPYCNSFSNPERVNERFESGTCSKMEKVCDNTVIRARGLPWQSSDQDIARFFKGLNIAKGGAALCLNAQGRRNGEALVRFVSEEHRDLALQRHKHHMGNRYIEVYKATGEDFLKIAGGTSNEVAMFLSREDQIIVRMRGLPFNATHDDVLRFFSPEDGSKETCPISGGKDGILFVRYPDGRPTGDAFVLFACEEHAQCALRKHKELLGKRYIELFKSTAAEVQQVLNRYSSAPLIPVAPAPLVSVLPAVSLLPPPGGVRDCLRLRGLPYTASIEDILSFLGEFTQDVRQHGVHMVLNQQGRPSGDCFIQMTSAERALQASQRLHKHVMSSQRGANSRYVEVFPCSTDEMGLVLMGGSLSHTHTHAHTRSRSGTGLSPPPCKSRRLSPPSYSFTPVQQILPTDAAAAAAAAAAALYPPMGQMLLAPRPLHPGHPYYPASAQLYMNYSAYYPSPPGSPTTLGFFPAHSSMSSPGGLVRMPGLPYNGSGVKELINAVQGYQYAPEDALIHAHGAVHAHDPARTLLTQPKEWVCI, from the exons ATGACGGCGCAGGTAGACTACCTGGTGGTGGTTTTCACCGCCACATCTGGAGCGAGCGGAGAGCTGCTGGGTTCTGACGAGAAGGACCTGGTCCAGTTGGTTTGGCAGCTGGTCAATGTGAACACCAAAACG TTGGGCAGGGTGAATGAGATCCTCATTAGGCCTGACCTCTCAGACTCCACAGAGGAAAAATCAGACGAAGATGTAGTGGTTGAGTGTAAGGAGGAGGATGAGTCTTCCTCCGGGGCAGACTGCATGTACACTGCGGCAAGTCTTGACAGCGGTTTAAATATG ttcAATCTGCAGCTGACAAATGAGGTGAACAGTGCGGGCGCGGGCACGTCGTTGTGTTTGTGTACAGACGGGCAGCTCCATATCCGTCAAGTGATTCACCCAGAGGCCGCCAGCAAG AACATCCCGGTCCCAGACTGTTTCTACTCTTTCTTTGACTTGCGGAAAGAGTTCAAGAACCACTTCGCCACCTCTGACCTCAAGGCTTTGAATGCACACGTCATGGCAGAGT CTCTTAGCCTACCTGTCGATGTGTCCTCCATGTGGGATCCCTCGGCCAATCAGGATCCTCTGTCTGTTCTGCCTGCAGAAGTAGCCGTGCAGCAGGTCCGGCTTATGACCAGCATtattctctctctgctctctgaGCCATACT GTAACAGTTTTTCCAACCCAGAGAGAGTAAATGAGAGATTTGAAAGTGGCACTTG CAGTAAGATGGAGAAAGTGTGCGACAACACGGTGATCAGAGCCAGAGGGTTGCCATGGCAGTCTTCTGACCAGGACATCGCTCGGTTCTTTAAAGGCCTCAACATTGCCAA AGGAGGGGCCGCTCTGTGTCTCAACGCTCAGGGGAGGAGGAATGGAGAAGCACTTGTTCGTTTTGTCAGTGAAGAGCACAGAGACTTAGCCTTGCAGAGGCACAAGCACCACATGGGCAACAGATACATTGAG GTTTACAAAGCAACGGGAGAAGACTTTCTGAAGATAGCAGGAG GTACCTCAAACGAGGTGGCAATGTTCCTGTCCCGTGAGGACCAGATCATAGTGAGGATGCGAGGACTCCCCTTCAACGCCACGCACGACGACGTTCTCAGATTTTTCTCACCAGAGGACGGCTCTAAAGAGACGTGTCCCATCAGCGGAGGGAAGGACGGCATCCTCTTCGTCCGCTACCCGGACGGACGACCGACGGGAGACGCTTTTGTGTTATTTGCCTGCGAGGAGCACGCTCAGTGCGCTCTGAGGAAACACAAGGAGCTCCTGGGGAAGAGATACATTGAGCTGTTCAAAAGCACGGCAGCGGAGGTGCAGCAG GTGTTGAACCGGTACTCCTCCGCCCCGCTGATCCCTGTTGCCCCAGCCCCCCTGGTGTCAGTGCTGCCCGCGGTTTCTCTCCTGCCTCCTCCTGGCGGTGTGAGGGACTGCCTCAGGCTGAGGGGACTACCGTACACGGCGAGCATTGAGGATATCCTCTCCTTCCTGGGCGAGTTTACACAAGATGTCAGACAACATGGTGTGCACATGGTGCTCAACCAGCAG GGCCGTCCGTCGGGCGACTGCTTCATCCAGATGACCTCAGCAGAGCGGGCACTGCAGGCCTCGCAGCGGCTCCACAAACACGTGATGTCCAGCCAGCGCGGCGCGAACAGCCGCTACGTGGAAGTGTTTCCCTGCAGCACTGACGAGATGGGCTTGGTGCTGATGGGAGGCTCgctctcacacacgcacacacacgcacacacccggAGCAGGAGTGGGACAGGGCTCAGCCCGCCGCCATGTAAGTCCAGAC GTTTATCTCCTCCATCGTACTCTTTCACTCCAGTTCAACAAATCCTCCCCACGgacgctgctgcagctgcagctgcagccgctGCTGCCCTTTACCCTCCTATGGGGCAGATGTTGCTGGCACCTCGCCCCCTGCACCCCGGACATCCTTACTACCCCGCATCTGCTCAACTGTACATGAACTACAGTGCTTACTAccccag tcCTCCTGGCTCGCCTACAACTCTGGGTTTCTTCCCGGCCCATTCCTCCATGTCTTCCCCCGGAGGGTTGGTGCGGATGCCTGGCCTGCCCTACAATGGCAGCGGCGTTAAAGAGCTCATCAACGCTGTGCAGGGATATCAG TATGCTCCAGAGGATGCTCTCATCCACGCTCATGGGGCCGTGCACGCTCACGACCCGGCTAGGACGTTGCTTACGCAGCCCAAAGAATGGGTGTGTATTTAA